CATCGATTGCGAAGGCGCAACCGATGCCGGTTCCGAGGGTGATGCCGATGGCGCGGGAGTAGCCTTTGGCCGCGCCTGCGCCGACTTCGCCGAGAAGGAACGCCGCGGCGTCGTTGACGAAGCGGACTTGGGATGGCTGCCAGCCGAAGCGGGTGCTCAGGGCGGCTTTGAGATCGACGCCGAAGAGCGAGGGCAGCTTGTGGGTCATCTGGCTGATGCCGTGTTCGTAGTCGAATGGGCCGGGCATGGCCAATCCTGCGCCCGAGATACTGGAGAGCGGCTTTTGGGCTGCGTGCGCGGCGGCTTCGCCGAGGGTGTGGATGAGACGCCCGAAGCTGGCTGCGGAGAAATGCCCCGGACCCTCATTGGTTTCGCTGCTAGCGGGCAAGGGAGCGCGGGAGAGTCCGTGGAGCGCGTAGGTGTGTTGATCGCAAAGAGCCGCGGAGATATGGCTGCCGCCTACGTCGTAGACGAGGACGGCTGCGGTGCCGGGCTGGGTGGGGGGAACGGGCATACGAATCAGGGAGGAAAAAGATACGAACGTATTTCGTTGTATCACAGCAGGGTAGATGGAGACTTTGGAGGCAGGGCGAGTTGGTGGGCTACGCAGCGAATGAGTTCGGGCCAGTTGTTAGGGGAGGGCTGGCGAAAGAGACGCGCGGTTGGATACCAGGGGGTGGTGGCGCGGGATTGCATCCAGCGCCAGTCGGATTGCCAGGGAAGCAGGAGCCAGAGGGGCTTGCCGAGTGCGCCTGCGAGGTGAGCGACGGCGGTGTCGGTGGTGATTACCAGATCGAGATTGGCGATGAGCGCGGCGGTGTCGGCGAAGTCGCGGTCGCTGGAGCAGCCGTCGAGAAGCGTGCAGCCTGCGGGGATGGTCTGCTGGGTAGCGGGGATCTCGTTTGCGGCCTCGCCTTTTTGCAGGGAGATCCAGCGGATGTTGGGGATATGGAGCAAGGGCAGGAAGGTTTCAAGGCTGGTGGAGCGCTCGTGGTCGGCGCGGTAGTTGGGATTGCCAGTCCAGGCGATTCCGATGGGGCGGAGATTGGGGAACTGGGGAAACTCGCGGGCGCGGTTATAGGTGAGTTGCGGGTCGGATTCGAGGTATGGGATGGCGTTCGGGACGGTCTGAAGTGTGGTTTGGAAGACTGCGGGAAGGCTCATGAGTGGACAGTGGTGCGTGATGACTGGGATGTGATTGCTCAGGACAATTATTTCTGTGGTGATGCTGGGGCGGTGTTCGGTGAGGCGCGCAATGGAAGCTGCCAGCAGGCGGGTGAGTGGGGCTTGGACGGCGAGGATCAGGTGCGAGCCGCTTAGCCGCTCGACGACCAGAGGGAGATAGCGGACGAATTGCATGGTGTCGCCCAGACCCTGCTCGGCGTAGAGAAATAGGCGCGCGGAGGGACCCAGCGGCTCGCCCTGCCAGCGGGGCTGGCGGAAGCGATGGGGGAGAGGGTGCACTTCGCGGAAGCTCCAGCGGATCTCGTAGCTAGGCCAGCCGTGGGCGTAGTCGCCGAGGCGGAGTTGCGTTAGGGCGCGATTGTATTGTGCGCCGGGGTGGTGGGGCGCGAGGTTGACGGCGGATTCGTGGGCGGCCAAAGCTTCTTCGCAGCGTCCGAGGCGCAGCAGGGCGTTGCCGCGATTGGATGGGGCGGTGGTGTGTCCCTGGGACTCGGCTTCTTCGAAGGCAGCGATTGCCTGCGTAATCTTCTCTTCGAAGGAGTCTGGATTTGAATATGGGTTTGCGGTTGCGGAGAGTTCGGCTAGGAGCAGGATGCCGCGGGCGTTGGCGATTTCGGAGTTCTTGTGTTTGGGGTTGGCGGCCTGCGCTGCTTCCGCTAAACGGAGCGATTGCCAAGCCTCGGGGAATTGTTTTTGCTCCAGGTGGAGATAGGTGAAGGAGACCTGAATCTCGGAGCAGCGCAGGTGGGTCGGCGATGTGAGGGCCAGGGCGCGATCGTAGTGTTCGCGGGCCTGGGTGTAGCGCCGGCGATTGCGCTCCAGGTGGCCGAGGTTGAGCAACGCCGAGATCTGGGTGTGGGTGTTTTGCGGTGAGGCTTTGAGCGCCTGGCTGTAACAGAGGGCGGCAAGCTGGTCGCGTCCGTCGGCGATCAGTTCGACGCCGAGGTTCAGCCAGGCGGAGGCGAAGCCGGGGCGGAGGGTGATGGCGCGGCGGTAGGCGGCGATGGCCTCCGAGTGCGCTCCAAGCTTGCTATGCGCGAAGCCTCGGGCGAAGTGGATCTCCGCGATGTTTGGGGCGATGTTGGAGGCTGTCTGGAAGCTGGTGAGCGCTGCGGGGAAGTCTTCCTGAAGCGCGAGAAGGTTGCCTAGGCCGAAGTGCGCGGCAGCCACGCTTGCATCGAGAGCAATGGCGCGACGGTAGGCGGTTTGGGCCTGCGGTGGCTGGCAGACGGCAGCGAGGAGGTCGCCGTAGTTGGCCCAGGCTATGGCGGAGTTTGGACCTGCGGCCAGGGCGGCTTGCGCCATCTTGATCGCGGAGGGAAGCTGGCGGCTCTGGCGGGCGATGAGGCTCAGTGCGAGCAGTGCGGCCTGCGAATGCGGGTCGGTTGCGAGCGCGCGGCGGTAGGCCTCCGCAGCTTGGAGCAGCTGGCCGTGGGCGTGGTGATGGCGGGCCGTCTCAAGGTGCAGAGATATCGGGGCGGGCGCCGGAGCGGTGAGCGGGGTTGCGGCGGACATGCTGGCTGAATCGAGGGTATTCGCCGATCTGGAGGTTGATCAGTGGGATTCTGGGAAAATCGGGCGTGCATTTCCCGCGTTGGGCACGGGAGCGGCGATGGTGGCTAAAACGGGAGAAATCCGGAATTTCGAGATCGAAGTCCGGAGTTCTCCGCGTTTCGGGTGGGTTGAAGTGCGGTTATTGGTCGTTGCCGACGGTCAGTTCGGTGGAAACGGGCGAGAGGTAGCCGAGGAGGCCGCCTGTGCCGTGGTTAGGGCCAGCGGTGAAATAGAGTTCGGAGGCGGGTGAACTGGCTGAGTCGTAGCTGCCGGCGCTGGCGCTGTTACCGGGGCTGATGGCCCAGAGTCCGTTGATGGCGAGCGGCGTGCCGGATGCGTCTTGCACCAGGCCGAGGAATTTGCCGGTGGCGAGGTCGTAGGCGGCGATGGTTCCGCTGCCCTCGGTGGTTCCGCCGCCAGAGAACTGGCCGATAAGCAGATCGTGGCTGAAGACGCCGAAGTCGAGCGGCGCGAGGGCTACGCCCCAGGGTGCGTTGAGCCAGTCGCCGTGCTCAAGCCGGTTGAGGAGCCTGCCGGAAGAGGAGAAGATGTCGACGAAGCCGAGGCCGGGGCCGTCGGTCTCGAAGGGCTGTCCTTCCTGGTGGAGGACGAAGGTGACGACGATGTCGTTACCGATGGCCTGGACGTTGAAGGGCACGAAGTCTCGGGGAAGACGATCGTCCGTGAAGGGTCTTGCAGATTCGTCGTCACGATCCCGATCATGGTCTCGATTGTGGTCTCCATCGCCCGTGGAGGGTAGGTGGATGCGGTGGAAGGCGTTGTCGTAGACGTCGACGCTGCCCTTGGTGAAGTTGGCGGCGTAGAGGTAGCGCTTTCCATCGAGGATGGCCGAGGTCAGGCCGGTGTAGCTGGAGCCGTCTGTGGTTTTGACGACAATGACGGCCGTTTTGGAGGGCGGCGATCCGCCAGCGGGTATGCCGACGGTTGGGTTCCACCCGGAGATGGTGCCGTCAATGGTAGCGAAGAGAAAATCGGCCGGTGCGCCCGGAGCCAGCAGGAAGTCAGTCGTGCTGCTGTTGGCGATGGTTCCGGTAGGTGTGCCGGTGGGGAAGGTGGTGCTGGCCGGGTTGGATTTGGGGATGGTGACGACGAGGGGCGTGATCGCTCCGGCGCCGTTGTAGAGGGTGCTCAGGCCGGTGCCGTTGTCGGAGATCCACCAAGGGGAGCCGGAGCTGCGAGACATTCCCCAGGGATTGACGAGATTGGGGTCGGTTACGGGTGCGATGCCGGAGGTGTTGGCGACGAGGTTTACCTGGTTGTAGTGCTGGGCATGAGCGAGCGGTCCAACAAACAAGATGGACAGGGCGAGCGATGCTGCTGCGGCCAGTCCTGGTCCTGGGTACTTCTTCATAGCGAAATCTCCTGAAGCTGTGAGGCCCCGCTGACTGGGTGTTGGCACATCGGCCGGTCAGAGACGGACAGAGCCGGGTCTGAGCTGGGTCAATGGCTGGATTTTTCCTGTGTGCGGGGATGGGCAGGCAAAATCCTCACCGAGCGTATCGCTTGCGGTGTACTGCAGATGTCAGCGAGATGTAATCGCATTGTCTGTGGATTTTGCGGATTCTGAAGGCGACGGAGCGGTTTGCACGCGGTGGGAAGCAGGCGGAGGGGTTACGTGCAGCGACGCATGGCTACGATGTGCGAGATGGTGGTGATCAGGATGAGGACGACGCCGACTGGGATGACGGCTGGCGGCAGCGCAAAATGCCCGGCGCGGAAGGCGTGAAGGATGGCGAACTGGAGGATGAGGAATAGGCAGACGGTTTCGGCCTGCAGGAATGCAGTCATCTGGACAGCGAGGGACTGGAGGCGGTCGCGGTTTTGCAGGGTGACGCGGACAGGGTA
This portion of the Acidicapsa acidisoli genome encodes:
- a CDS encoding tetratricopeptide repeat protein; its protein translation is MSAATPLTAPAPAPISLHLETARHHHAHGQLLQAAEAYRRALATDPHSQAALLALSLIARQSRQLPSAIKMAQAALAAGPNSAIAWANYGDLLAAVCQPPQAQTAYRRAIALDASVAAAHFGLGNLLALQEDFPAALTSFQTASNIAPNIAEIHFARGFAHSKLGAHSEAIAAYRRAITLRPGFASAWLNLGVELIADGRDQLAALCYSQALKASPQNTHTQISALLNLGHLERNRRRYTQAREHYDRALALTSPTHLRCSEIQVSFTYLHLEQKQFPEAWQSLRLAEAAQAANPKHKNSEIANARGILLLAELSATANPYSNPDSFEEKITQAIAAFEEAESQGHTTAPSNRGNALLRLGRCEEALAAHESAVNLAPHHPGAQYNRALTQLRLGDYAHGWPSYEIRWSFREVHPLPHRFRQPRWQGEPLGPSARLFLYAEQGLGDTMQFVRYLPLVVERLSGSHLILAVQAPLTRLLAASIARLTEHRPSITTEIIVLSNHIPVITHHCPLMSLPAVFQTTLQTVPNAIPYLESDPQLTYNRAREFPQFPNLRPIGIAWTGNPNYRADHERSTSLETFLPLLHIPNIRWISLQKGEAANEIPATQQTIPAGCTLLDGCSSDRDFADTAALIANLDLVITTDTAVAHLAGALGKPLWLLLPWQSDWRWMQSRATTPWYPTARLFRQPSPNNWPELIRCVAHQLALPPKSPSTLL
- a CDS encoding TIGR03118 family protein, with the protein product MKKYPGPGLAAAASLALSILFVGPLAHAQHYNQVNLVANTSGIAPVTDPNLVNPWGMSRSSGSPWWISDNGTGLSTLYNGAGAITPLVVTIPKSNPASTTFPTGTPTGTIANSSTTDFLLAPGAPADFLFATIDGTISGWNPTVGIPAGGSPPSKTAVIVVKTTDGSSYTGLTSAILDGKRYLYAANFTKGSVDVYDNAFHRIHLPSTGDGDHNRDHDRDRDDESARPFTDDRLPRDFVPFNVQAIGNDIVVTFVLHQEGQPFETDGPGLGFVDIFSSSGRLLNRLEHGDWLNAPWGVALAPLDFGVFSHDLLIGQFSGGGTTEGSGTIAAYDLATGKFLGLVQDASGTPLAINGLWAISPGNSASAGSYDSASSPASELYFTAGPNHGTGGLLGYLSPVSTELTVGNDQ
- a CDS encoding DUF1648 domain-containing protein; translated protein: MRKFLIAISVIALCILWTITIRATTGPEALPNRIPTHFDAAGNPNAWGSPNGLFLLPAIATAIFLIIGLISRKPESFNYPVRVTLQNRDRLQSLAVQMTAFLQAETVCLFLILQFAILHAFRAGHFALPPAVIPVGVVLILITTISHIVAMRRCT